The following proteins come from a genomic window of Paramicrobacterium humi:
- a CDS encoding NAD-dependent epimerase/dehydratase family protein — protein sequence MSDRHVIIGAGPVGRHVAALLAGDGAEVVVATRSGTDTGIARVQHVALDATDADALGRAAEGAAVLYNCANPADYTKWDALWPPLATALLTAAERSGAVYAITGNLYPYGAVDGVMREGLPDAATDHKGRLRARMWADAKAAHDAGRIRAVEVRGSDYVGRGVGPNGHVSRLVPAARQGKTAWVFGRKDLPHTFTDVQDVARTLIAAAREETAHGRLWHVPSNAPTTQEQALRDVLASMGLPMVRMRTIPRAAMACASLVVPFMRELHELSYQWTRPYVLDDEAARRQFGIEPTPWDEVCRRTAEGEMARA from the coding sequence ATGTCTGATCGACACGTGATCATCGGTGCCGGCCCGGTCGGCCGTCATGTCGCCGCGCTCCTCGCAGGCGATGGCGCAGAGGTCGTGGTTGCCACGCGCAGCGGAACCGACACGGGAATCGCGCGCGTTCAGCATGTCGCTCTGGATGCGACAGATGCTGACGCGCTCGGTCGCGCCGCGGAGGGCGCGGCCGTGCTGTACAACTGCGCGAATCCGGCGGATTACACGAAGTGGGATGCGCTCTGGCCGCCGCTCGCTACAGCACTGCTGACGGCGGCGGAGCGTTCGGGCGCCGTGTATGCGATAACGGGAAACCTGTATCCGTACGGTGCCGTAGACGGTGTCATGCGTGAGGGATTGCCGGATGCCGCAACCGATCACAAGGGACGCCTGCGCGCGCGCATGTGGGCAGACGCGAAGGCGGCACACGACGCGGGACGGATCAGGGCTGTGGAGGTGCGCGGCTCCGACTACGTCGGCCGGGGCGTCGGCCCGAATGGGCACGTGTCGCGGCTTGTGCCGGCGGCTCGGCAGGGAAAGACGGCGTGGGTGTTCGGGCGCAAGGATCTGCCGCACACGTTCACGGACGTGCAGGATGTCGCCCGCACCCTCATCGCCGCTGCACGTGAGGAGACCGCGCACGGGAGGCTCTGGCACGTTCCGAGCAATGCGCCGACAACGCAGGAGCAGGCGCTGCGGGACGTGCTTGCGAGCATGGGACTGCCGATGGTGCGCATGCGCACGATTCCGCGTGCCGCGATGGCCTGCGCTTCACTCGTCGTGCCGTTCATGCGCGAGCTTCATGAGCTGTCGTATCAGTGGACGCGGCCGTATGTTCTGGACGATGAGGCGGCGCGTCGCCAGTTCGGGATCGAGCCGACGCCGTGGGACGAAGTGTGCCGCCGAACGGCGGAAGGGGAGATGGCGCGCGCATGA
- a CDS encoding TetR/AcrR family transcriptional regulator → MATTARQRAREQLTAEILAAARSRLTREGPGQLSLRAVARDVGMVSSAVYRYFSSRDELLTALLIEAYNELGAAVEDAERSIAARDDIMARWFAACRAIRRWALDHPGDYALLYGSPVPGYAAPRETVGPASRTIVVLLDIVAAAGVGGEDRAAPPAPPGTPAGAENAVAGALAFAAERGLGDGSAAGTEIAMRLLMAWTNLFGTLSFELFGHSVGSVDDSEAYFDQVVYRLAWDMAIAP, encoded by the coding sequence ATGGCCACGACTGCGCGACAGCGAGCACGCGAGCAGCTGACGGCGGAGATCCTTGCGGCGGCGAGGTCCCGACTCACGCGAGAGGGGCCGGGGCAGCTCTCGCTTCGCGCCGTCGCCCGCGACGTCGGAATGGTCTCCTCAGCGGTGTACCGGTACTTCTCGAGCCGCGATGAACTGCTCACGGCGCTGCTCATCGAGGCGTACAACGAGCTCGGCGCGGCCGTCGAGGACGCCGAACGGAGCATCGCCGCACGCGATGACATCATGGCGCGGTGGTTCGCCGCTTGCCGCGCCATTCGTCGCTGGGCGCTCGATCACCCCGGGGACTACGCCCTTCTCTACGGCTCGCCCGTGCCTGGATACGCCGCGCCTCGCGAGACGGTCGGCCCGGCATCGCGCACGATCGTCGTGCTCCTCGACATCGTGGCGGCCGCCGGTGTCGGCGGGGAGGACCGCGCCGCACCACCAGCGCCGCCCGGCACTCCTGCGGGCGCCGAGAACGCCGTCGCGGGTGCGCTCGCGTTCGCGGCCGAGCGGGGGCTCGGCGACGGTTCCGCGGCGGGCACCGAGATCGCCATGCGGCTGCTCATGGCGTGGACGAATCTGTTCGGCACCCTCTCATTCGAGCTGTTCGGGCACTCGGTGGGTTCCGTCGACGACTCCGAAGCGTACTTCGACCAGGTCGTGTACCGCCTCGCGTGGGACATGGCAATCGCACCGTGA
- a CDS encoding GNAT family N-acetyltransferase, translated as MLETERLTLRTWTLRDADFVFDMYSRHEVRRYIGRGDVMQEREEAVRLLERWSELQHPIHHIWAVERTVDERVLGVLLLKSIPASGTDGAPSGDTEIGWHLHPDAWGHGYASEAAARVLRFAFEAGLEKVVAVTNPANTASQSVCRRIGMRHKGQTDAYYDTICELFEATP; from the coding sequence ATGCTGGAAACCGAACGACTGACACTGCGCACGTGGACCCTTCGCGACGCCGACTTCGTCTTCGACATGTACTCGCGCCATGAGGTGCGGCGGTACATCGGCCGCGGAGACGTCATGCAGGAGCGTGAGGAGGCGGTCCGGCTGCTCGAGCGGTGGAGTGAGCTGCAGCATCCGATTCATCACATCTGGGCGGTCGAGCGCACTGTCGACGAGCGCGTGCTCGGGGTGCTGCTGCTCAAGTCGATTCCCGCGTCGGGAACCGACGGCGCACCCTCGGGCGACACCGAGATCGGCTGGCACCTGCACCCTGACGCATGGGGGCACGGCTATGCGAGCGAGGCGGCCGCGCGCGTGCTGCGCTTCGCGTTCGAAGCGGGGCTCGAGAAGGTGGTCGCCGTGACCAATCCCGCGAACACCGCCTCGCAGAGCGTGTGTCGACGCATTGGCATGCGCCACAAGGGCCAGACCGACGCGTACTACGACACGATCTGCGAGCTGTTCGAGGCGACGCCGTGA
- a CDS encoding SDR family NAD(P)-dependent oxidoreductase, producing MRRFEGRTALVTGAANGIGRACAERLAREGASVVIADVETDAASALAASLPTALAMPCDVTDSRSVEVAVAATLDRFGRLDVLVSNVGVASGVRFADTDDAEWDRQVDPTLAGSMRVIRASLPALLESPGGGAVVATASVNGLQAFGGVAYSAAKAGVINAMKNLAVEYGPLTRGTVGQDGGWVRFNAVAPGTVETRVWTSDAAGRADLEHMAQLHPMGRVGRPEDIAAAVAFLASDDAAWITGVTLPVDGGLTVGPLLHMPGGS from the coding sequence ATGAGGCGATTCGAGGGAAGGACGGCGCTCGTCACGGGCGCCGCGAACGGCATCGGGCGTGCGTGCGCCGAGCGACTCGCGAGGGAAGGGGCGTCGGTCGTCATCGCGGACGTCGAGACGGATGCCGCCAGCGCCCTCGCCGCGAGCCTGCCGACCGCGCTCGCAATGCCGTGCGACGTGACCGATTCCCGTTCGGTCGAAGTCGCCGTCGCCGCGACCCTCGATCGGTTCGGTCGGCTCGACGTGCTCGTGAGCAACGTCGGCGTCGCGAGCGGCGTGCGCTTCGCCGACACCGACGACGCGGAGTGGGACCGACAGGTCGACCCCACCCTCGCGGGTTCGATGCGCGTCATCCGCGCGAGCCTTCCCGCGCTGCTCGAATCTCCCGGCGGCGGAGCGGTCGTCGCGACGGCCTCCGTCAACGGACTGCAGGCGTTCGGCGGCGTCGCCTACTCGGCGGCGAAGGCCGGAGTGATCAACGCCATGAAGAACCTCGCCGTCGAATACGGTCCGCTGACGCGCGGCACGGTCGGGCAGGACGGGGGCTGGGTGCGCTTCAACGCCGTCGCGCCCGGCACCGTCGAGACGCGGGTATGGACCTCGGATGCCGCGGGGCGGGCGGATCTCGAGCACATGGCGCAGCTGCACCCGATGGGCCGCGTCGGCCGCCCGGAGGACATCGCGGCTGCCGTCGCGTTCCTCGCCTCCGATGACGCGGCGTGGATCACGGGCGTCACGCTCCCCGTGGATGGCGGGCTCACGGTCGGCCCGCTGCTGCACATGCCCGGCGGGAGCTGA
- a CDS encoding NUDIX hydrolase yields MASVDSRDGVGARAARDELERLCEREVDWRRGPLGAVPDADTARAAAILILFGVLDDAPASARDTPVARDLDVLLQRRADTLRSHPGQISFPGGGIEPADAGPIEAALREAHEETGLDPAGVDVLGVLPEVPLAVSNHLVTPIVAWWSRPSRVAAVDHAETVEVFRMPVADLLDPANRVTTVRRYGSRTFRGPAFLVRDTLVWGFTAILLSRMFDELDWTLPWDAARELEI; encoded by the coding sequence ATGGCATCGGTCGATTCGCGCGACGGCGTCGGCGCTCGAGCCGCACGCGACGAGCTCGAGCGGCTGTGCGAGCGTGAGGTCGACTGGCGACGCGGCCCGCTCGGGGCCGTGCCCGACGCGGACACCGCGCGAGCCGCCGCGATTCTCATCCTGTTCGGTGTTCTCGACGACGCTCCCGCGTCGGCTCGCGACACTCCTGTGGCGCGGGACCTCGACGTGCTGCTGCAGCGTCGCGCGGACACGCTCCGCTCGCATCCGGGTCAGATCTCGTTTCCGGGCGGCGGCATCGAACCGGCTGATGCCGGTCCGATCGAGGCCGCACTCCGCGAGGCGCACGAGGAGACGGGACTCGATCCGGCGGGCGTCGACGTGCTCGGGGTGCTCCCCGAGGTGCCGCTCGCCGTCAGCAACCACCTCGTCACGCCGATCGTGGCCTGGTGGTCGCGTCCGTCGCGCGTGGCGGCCGTGGATCATGCGGAAACGGTGGAGGTGTTCCGCATGCCGGTCGCAGACCTGCTCGACCCCGCGAACCGTGTGACGACGGTGCGCCGCTATGGCAGCCGGACGTTCCGTGGCCCCGCATTCCTCGTGCGCGACACCCTCGTCTGGGGCTTCACGGCCATCTTGCTGTCGCGCATGTTCGACGAGCTGGACTGGACGCTCCCGTGGGACGCGGCCCGCGAGCTCGAGATCTGA
- a CDS encoding LacI family DNA-binding transcriptional regulator, translating into MPERSLRPTLRDVAQLAGVSVATASKALNGRDQVHPETRARVLSAAERISFTPNALARGLLAGQTGTVGLITGDLDGRFSLPILMGAEDAFGKGKMSVLLCDARGDSIREQYHLEALLGRRVDGLIVVGSRTDPRPSLGRDLPVPVVYAYGPSTDPEDLSLVPDNVRGGADSARYLIDRGRTRIAHITGEADYLAARDRAAGIEGALTEAGLEIVGGVQYGSWTEQWGRTATARLIEAHPDVEAILCGSDQIARGVLDALRESSWDVPGRVAVMGYDNWEIFAVGARPQLTSVDMNLEALGALAARRLVEAISGEARSGIEQLPVRIVPRETT; encoded by the coding sequence ATGCCCGAACGATCACTGCGACCCACCCTGCGCGACGTCGCGCAGCTCGCCGGCGTCTCCGTCGCGACGGCCTCGAAGGCGCTCAACGGACGCGATCAGGTGCACCCCGAGACGCGGGCGCGCGTACTGAGTGCCGCGGAGCGGATCTCGTTCACTCCGAACGCGCTCGCGCGCGGTCTCCTCGCCGGCCAGACGGGAACCGTCGGCCTGATCACCGGCGACCTCGATGGCCGTTTCTCGCTCCCCATCCTCATGGGCGCCGAAGACGCCTTTGGGAAGGGCAAGATGTCGGTCCTGCTGTGCGATGCACGCGGCGACTCGATCCGGGAGCAGTACCATCTGGAGGCGCTGCTCGGTCGACGGGTCGACGGGCTCATCGTCGTCGGCTCGCGCACGGATCCCCGACCCTCCCTCGGTCGAGACCTTCCCGTGCCGGTGGTCTACGCGTACGGACCGTCCACGGATCCAGAGGACCTGTCCCTCGTGCCTGACAACGTGCGGGGTGGCGCGGACTCTGCCCGCTACCTGATCGACCGCGGTCGCACACGCATCGCGCACATCACCGGAGAGGCCGACTACCTGGCGGCGCGCGACCGCGCGGCCGGCATCGAAGGCGCGCTGACGGAGGCCGGCCTCGAGATCGTGGGCGGGGTCCAGTACGGGAGCTGGACGGAGCAGTGGGGTCGAACCGCCACGGCTCGTCTCATCGAGGCGCACCCGGACGTCGAGGCCATCCTGTGCGGAAGCGACCAGATCGCTCGCGGCGTGCTCGACGCCCTGCGGGAATCGAGCTGGGACGTGCCTGGACGGGTCGCTGTGATGGGCTATGACAACTGGGAGATCTTCGCAGTGGGCGCCCGACCGCAGCTGACGAGCGTCGACATGAACCTGGAGGCGCTGGGAGCCTTGGCGGCACGGCGCCTCGTCGAGGCGATCAGCGGTGAGGCGAGATCCGGAATCGAGCAGCTCCCCGTGCGTATCGTGCCCCGCGAGACGACGTAG